TTCAGCAACATATAAAACTTTACTTCAAACTTTTGCATTGGAAACTGCAGTGGAGTGGAAAAAAGGCTTTTCCCTAGTTATTGCTATATGCTCAAACAAAACTATCTTACAAGACACCACGTGTACCTGTGTTTGGTACTGTAAAATTGAAGGATGGCATTTTGAATCACTGGCCAACTCACATACAAATATCCCATTGCTTTTAAAAACTCTATAGTTTTGTGGTGCATATCATATACATACACCTAGAAGTAGAAGTATTATCATTATGCCAGTCTTTCAGTAAGGTGCCTCTTCAGCACTCAGTGCATCTGTGTGTAGTCCATAATGTTCAGTTACCTGTTAAGCCAGCTTTACACAGAATTGATGTCACTTTTTTATAATCTGCTACTctatatgtacatgtacatgttcTGTTGtgccagatgatgataatgatgatgatgtaataaaaTCATAAATCTTAATATTAGAAAAAAAACACACTCCATTTATGCAAAATGCAATGTAATGGATATTAGTAGACTAGAGAAAAATTTGCACATTGCATGTGATGGCATCAAAATTACCAAGGGGAAAAGATTTTGTTTGTCAGGAGATAaacaaaattatgaatgaaatgttTCAACACAATTCCTTGTGCTAAAAGACATGCTTGTGtacctcccccctttttttatatggAGGAAACAATGTTTTAGAAGAAGGAGGGATAGAACTGATGTAAAGAGGAAACTGCAGCACACTAATTCATTCAGACAGTTGTGCTGCTCTAAGTCACCCGGTGAAAATAAATAACCATGCAAGACCCAGTGAAATCAAAATACCTTTCTGTACTAATAACAATATTCTCCTTCTTCATATAAATGTGCAGAAGTAAAATCAATGAATTACAATCCTGTTGACTGTAGTGTTACATGTATTAATTAAGAATGGAGGAAAGACTCTGAAACAGACGTGTGTTCCTATTGGATACTTGCTAGTTACTAGCTACTGCAGAGCAAGCATTTTACTTGGTGGGGTCTCAATCTACACTAAAAGTGACCTTGATTTACACAACTCAGTAACAAACCTTAGTCTTATATGCCTTGAACGTGCATTCAAAGTAACCAGTATGGTGAAAGCACACACAAAACATTGTAATTGTCTCAGTTTATTGAACCCCAAGTTCTTTATGAGatagtatttacagaaaaaaattaatactttaattTTACAGCTGTCCAAATGTaagcaacaaaaaattataattGCAGTTGATATTAACACAGATATAAAGCTAAAGATAAAAACTGTGAATCACATGGTCAATTCCCTGAGGTCACCGAATTACTACTGTCTCAATGAAAAGCCTACTAGACTAAATgcatcttgataacataattagtCGAGTACACACAGACTCTCTTGAATGTGACGTCACAGAATTAGGAATAGTAGATCTTGCAGAGCTATGGGTTAAAACAGAAAGTTCGGCAGGAGGTATGGAAGTCTATGAGAATCTACTGTGAACTATATGTTAACCCTTTAATGCATACTGTAGCTGATAAGCTACAGACctcatttcttcgatttattccatatggagaaacattttcgatcaaattcgttatgtagctaagtgtatacactccgctgcagtttctagtagttcttcatagcgatcaTAGATGGCAGGACGAGCTGAAGCAGTTCGACAGTGAGCTGTGTGGACATACTGCCAAGTGTGTGTTTTGGCGGAAAGTTgaggtgtgtttttggtgtttgtgcactgatttctgggtttgaaaattactttttcattttgaaaacgtaagtagatatggtgtaaacagttaattcgagtgtctttgcgatagatttgaaatgaggcctgtttttgtgtatgtagcttatgagctacatttttcatttactgcatttcaggTGCTGACGTAAAAATGTCTCGAAAGAGTCAAGAAGAAATGCTTATGGAATAGTTAGAGATTCCACTAAGCAGTGATGACGATCTTGAGTGTTTCTCTGACGATTCCATTCAAGATGagacatatgttgctccagaatctGTTGATTGTGATAGTGACAGTAGTGACGAAGAAAGTCAAGTACCAGTAATTAGGACTGAAGATGTTTCTGGAACAAGACAATCTGATGTTATAATGAAGGAATCGACGTCACAGTTGTCTGATAATGCTCTGAAACTGccatgcagcagcaaaaatgttaccaaaaacagcaggagtgtggtttggaaagataaacagttgattattcccgaactgcagtcaaaatttcatggcaatacttcgttaccagaagaagtaataaacttaaatacTCCATACCAATTCTTCAAACATATATTTCCATCTAAATTGTTTGATCTAATTGTCGAAGAGTCTCATAGATACGGTGTGCAGTGTAATCCTGATAGACCAATAGATTTATCctgtgatgacataaaaaaatttataggcatctgtctcgtaatgtcaatagttcatgtacctaatacgagggattactggggagaagttactggtactcatctgatcaagacaacaatgacagtgaatcagtatgagcaaatacgtaagtttcttcacttcaatgacaacaGTGCAATGATACCCAGGGGTGAAAAAGGTCATGATAGACTCTTCAAGATAAGACCCATAATAGAATTGATGAGATCTCGGTTTCAAACAATACCTGTTGAGGAGTGTGTTTCTGTTGATGAACAGATATGTTCAACAAAGGCTAGAAGTTATTTGAAACAATACATGCCAAACAAGCCTCATAAATATGGatacaaattatttgttattagtgGCATATCTGGTTATGCCTACGATTTTGAGATTTTCACTGGAGATGAAAATGAACCAGAAAAAAGAGTGACTGGGGAGGAAGACTTGGGAGCAAGTGCAAATGTTGTAGTTCGACTCAGTAGGATACTACCAAGAAATATGAACCACAAACTGTACTGTGACAATTATTACACAAGTCTGCCACTGCTTGTATGGTTACATAAACAAGGAATTTACTCACTTGGGACAGTCAGAAGAAACAGAGTGCCAGACTGCAAGCTTCCTTCAGAAGCTGAGCTGAAGAAAATGGCATGAGGTGCATCAGTAGAGCGCGTCGCAACAGTGGATGGTGTCGACATATCAAATGTAGTGTGGAAAGATAACAAGAGTGTGATGTTGCTTTCTACACTTGCTGGACAGCAGCCTATTCATGAAGCAGGGAGGTATGACAAAAAAACAAAGTCAAGAATAACAATACCTTGTCCACAAATAATTAAGCTCTACAATAAACATATGGGAGGTGTTGACCTTCTTGACAGCATAATGGGTCGACATAAAATTCTTGTGAAAAGTCGAAAATGGTATATAAGATTGTTTTACCATCTCCTGGACATGGGAGTAGTCAATTCCTGGCTGTTGTATAGGAGAGTAGCAGAAACCAAAGGGATTAGGAGAACTATGAAACTCTCCGAATTTCGAATGGAAATTGCTCACTGTTTGTGTCGCTCAGGTCAAACTTCAGCAAAACGTGGAAGGCCAAGTAATGAACTCGAAAACCAAATACAAGCTAAGAAGACAAAGGGGCCCACAGCACATGTACCTCCACAAGATGTAAGGCTGGATCAAGTAGGTCACCTGCCTTCGTACTTGCAAGTGAGACAGAGGTGCAAAATGCCAGGATGCAAGGGATTTTCCTGGGTTCAGTGTAATAAATGTGCAGTT
This genomic stretch from Schistocerca cancellata isolate TAMUIC-IGC-003103 chromosome 5, iqSchCanc2.1, whole genome shotgun sequence harbors:
- the LOC126188546 gene encoding piggyBac transposable element-derived protein 4-like; the encoded protein is MSIVHVPNTRDYWGEVTGTHLIKTTMTVNQYEQIRKFLHFNDNSAMIPRGEKGHDRLFKIRPIIELMRSRFQTIPVEECVSVDEQICSTKARSYLKQYMPNKPHKYGYKLFVISGISGYAYDFEIFTGDENEPEKRVTGEEDLGASANVVVRLSRILPRNMNHKLYCDNYYTSLPLLVWLHKQGIYSLGTVRRNRVPDCKLPSEAELKKMA